One part of the Plasmodium cynomolgi strain B DNA, chromosome 3, whole genome shotgun sequence genome encodes these proteins:
- a CDS encoding phosphopantothenate--cysteine ligase (putative) — translation MECLAEHPEFFASELRPNDLNDVLKKIQKEFLQEERNHIILITSGGTKVPLEKTSIRHMDNFSTGKRGAYMCEYFLKKNKKVIFLHRKGTFMPFEYHLKCVTRMESIRVVDGHVMLNLSEQDNNAVVKDAKLYEQFRQNLLCIPFESVFDYGFYLTAICDLLNKDCKGRQIRPTTMDVKAIGVFPLPHLVILCAAVSDFYIPFSQLSDHKINSESNASLSLRMQLAPKFYKLTRKYFPLLHFCMFKLEDDEEALLSKSNERIRFADILVANLLDARRDHFFKLTTSSESERIEDAICRYLFEYFAIPVADH, via the exons ATGGAGTGCCTCGCGGAGCACCCGGAATTCTTCGCCAGCGAGTTAAGGCCAAACGATTTAAACGAcgttttaaagaaaatacaaaaagaatTCCTTCAAGAGGAACGAAATCATATCATCTTAATCACCTCGGGAGGAACCAAAGTTCCACTAGAAAAAACATCCATCAGACACATGGATAATTTCTCCACcggaaaaaggggagcataTATGTGTGAGTATTTtctaaagaaaaataaaaaagtaatttttctACATCGAAAGGGTACCTTCATGCCATTTGAGTATCACTTAAAATGTGTTACTCGGATGGAGAGTATCCGTGTGGTGGATGGACATGTGATGCTGAACTTATCAGAACAGGATAACAATGCTGTGGTAAAAGAtgcaaaattgtatgaacagttcaggcAAAATCTTCTTTGTATTCCTTTTGAATCTGTTTTTGACTATGGATTTTACTTGACTGCTATTTGTGATTTGCTCAATAAGGACTGCAAGGGAAGGCAGATCAGGCCTACTACTATGGATGTGAAGGCGATTGGGGTTTTCCCGTTACCACACCTCGTCATATTATGTGCAGCAGTTAGCGATTTTTACATTCCCTTTTCACAATTAAGTGACCACAAAATAAACAGTGAGTCAAATGCAAGTCTCTCCCTTCGAATGCAGCTAGCTCCCAAATTTTACAAACTTACGAGGAAGTACTTTCCCCTACTTCACTTCTGCATGTTCAAACTGGAAGACGATGAGGAGGCACTACTCAGCAAATCGAACGAAAGAATCCGTTTCGCAGATATATTAGTAGCCAATTTGTTGGATGCGC gGAGAGATCATTTCTTCAAACTTACGACCTCGAGTGAGTCGGAACGGATTGAAGACGCCATATGCCGCTACCTTTTTGAGTACTTTGCCATTCCGGTGGCAGACCACTAG
- a CDS encoding hypothetical protein (putative) produces the protein MGDRIDNRHFDYVLPVHVDVDQINEENKTCIYISGNVNPHVYSKNTSGRLTKLLGGAYNYQSEAASEGGGEPGQVRQVSQAGQAGQAAVKEQCRPGGTPKGGVTTSEQILADRTLLGNGTNSVVATTVIGPTPNTQMFSRGIESPQFNIRIKNTQGFRDDRERTLEEIIVKNLEQIIDQSMYKFQQFHVRVQILRECTYVLPSIINSLILNFIYNNISVNFVVNSINIGIVDKSKYGTYVTELARVSAGKVVESPVGAVANRGVTTHLEVPSSPGGTATNSEVPAAPGVTAPPYADKLFYADRQMYIPKIILDPLDEEVDLYCSSAFCFIIAPEFQKVISNIAIKNSIGITSEVFSLSKWYACEVSRLLHSGIRRSYATHLRRLETSLA, from the coding sequence atgggCGACCGAATCGACAACCGACACTTCGACTACGTGCTGCCCGTCCACGTCGATGTGGaccaaataaatgaagagaaCAAAACGTGCATATACATTAGTGGCAATGTGAACCCTCACGTGTATAGTAAAAACACGAGTGGGAGATTAACCAAGTTGTTAGGAGGAGCCTACAATTACCAATCGGAAGCAGCGagtgagggggggggagaaccCGGGCAAGTTAGGCAAGTTAGTCAAGCTGGGCAAGCTGGGCAAGCTGCAGTGAAGGAGCAGTGTCGGCCAGGTGGCACGCCTAAGGGTGGAGTGACGACCTCGGAGCAAATCCTAGCAGATAGGACTCTCTTGGGTAATGGCACAAACAGTGTGGTAGCCACCACGGTGATCGGCCCAACACCAAACACACAGATGTTTAGCAGAGGAATCGAATCACCTCAGTTCAACATACGGATAAAAAACACACAAGGGTTTCGAGACGATCGAGAGAGGACCCTGGAGgaaataattgtaaaaaatttggaacaAATAATCGACCAAAGTATGTACAAATTTCAACAGTTCCATGTCCGCGTTCAAATTTTACGTGAGTGCACATACGTTTTACCCAGCATTATTAACTCACTTATTCTTAACTTCATTTACAATAACATAAGTGTAAATTTTGTGGTGAATTCTATTAACATCGGGATTGTCGACAAAAGCAAGTATGGGACTTACGTGACGGAGCTGGCTCGTGTAAGTGCCGGGAAGGTAGTGGAGAGCCCTGTGGGTGCTGTCGCCAATCGGGGGGTGACCACCCATCTAGAGGTGCCCTCCTCCCCCGGTGGGACTGCCACCAATTCGGAGGTCCCCGCCGCTCCTGGGGTGACTGCCCCCCCATACGCGGACAAACTTTTCTACGCAGACCGACAGATGTACATcccaaaaattattttggaCCCCCTCGACGAGGAAGTCGACCTGTACTGCAGCAGCGCCTTCTGCTTCATCATCGCACCTGAATTTCAAAAGGTTATCTCAAACATAGCAATAAAGAACTCTATCGGGATCACGTCTGAAGTGTTTAGCCTCTCCAAATGGTACGCTTGCGAGGTCTCTCGACTTTTGCATAGCGGCATCAGGCGCAGTTACGCTACGCACTTGAGGCGGCTGGAAACCAGCCTCGCG